From Cetobacterium somerae ATCC BAA-474, the proteins below share one genomic window:
- a CDS encoding CpsB/CapC family capsule biosynthesis tyrosine phosphatase, which yields MVDIHTHLLFGVDDGAKTLEESIEMIRDAKKIGFNEFYLTAHYNKGRFCNKNYDKNYEILKAKCEELGLGVKLHKGNEVYLDENIDAVLKEKKFNVLWENVLLVEFSPLTSVPTGENLIKKVLKAGFVPILAHVERYSNFRGSDLMRLKKLGAKLQSNIGGEKPKHIVRLQKERYIDFLGSDAHGIEKRSYREIQKEDKGNEKKQPISRVFNSFFRGLCPGAWIRSNS from the coding sequence ATGGTAGATATCCATACTCACTTGTTGTTTGGAGTTGATGATGGAGCAAAAACATTAGAAGAATCTATTGAGATGATTAGGGATGCTAAAAAAATTGGATTTAATGAATTTTATCTCACAGCTCACTATAACAAGGGAAGATTTTGTAATAAAAATTATGATAAAAATTATGAGATTTTAAAAGCAAAATGTGAAGAGTTAGGACTTGGAGTAAAACTTCATAAAGGGAATGAAGTTTACTTAGATGAAAATATAGATGCAGTTTTAAAAGAGAAAAAATTTAACGTATTGTGGGAAAATGTTCTTCTGGTAGAGTTTTCACCTTTAACATCGGTGCCAACAGGTGAAAACTTAATAAAAAAAGTTTTAAAAGCAGGATTTGTACCGATTTTAGCTCATGTGGAAAGGTATAGTAACTTTAGGGGAAGTGACCTTATGAGACTAAAAAAACTTGGAGCTAAACTTCAGAGCAATATAGGGGGAGAAAAACCTAAACATATAGTTAGGTTACAAAAAGAGAGATATATTGATTTTTTAGGTAGCGATGCTCATGGAATAGAGAAGCGAAGTTATAGGGAAATTCAAAAGGAGGATAAGGGGAATGAGAAAAAGCAACCTATTAGCAGGGTTTTTAATTCTTTCTTTAGGGGCTTATGCCCAGGGGCTTGGATTAGAAGCAATTCTTAA
- a CDS encoding ABC transporter permease, which produces MKFWMAFRFLKGNLERAAFPLMAVIVGAMSLVMTLSLGDGAKNIIDKDLSAIGGNRILVGGGSLSSKDLELMEKMPFVEYAVLPEKRKLIGNTLYRGYSKKALSAMGLPNLKENEVVLDKQQFLEAEAGAEIALETELGKRKFTIRDLYQEESPFETMKMGDRVIVSDETFERIFGRMSYNSLVVSFPQDEDGEEYIPVVLRELNRSRFSYNQVRVLETPAVYKKVERIKSFVGKSLFILSFISLIVGGAGILNLIAAAVRERTSYIGILRAMGMDKGSLMEIFLIEAAVVITLGAVIGVILGVAVSYLAGNLLKIPPYFNFIKLVGALVLTMGVGLIFGVFPAKRAGELEIVEALKI; this is translated from the coding sequence ATGAAGTTTTGGATGGCATTTAGGTTTTTAAAGGGAAATCTAGAAAGAGCAGCGTTTCCTTTGATGGCAGTTATAGTTGGAGCAATGTCTCTAGTTATGACTCTATCACTAGGAGATGGAGCAAAAAATATTATAGATAAAGATCTATCTGCCATAGGAGGGAATAGAATTCTTGTAGGTGGTGGATCACTAAGTAGTAAAGATTTAGAGCTGATGGAAAAAATGCCTTTTGTAGAGTATGCAGTTCTCCCTGAAAAGAGAAAACTTATAGGGAACACACTTTATAGAGGTTATAGTAAAAAAGCTTTAAGTGCAATGGGATTACCAAATCTTAAAGAAAATGAGGTAGTTTTAGATAAACAACAGTTTTTAGAGGCAGAAGCGGGGGCAGAGATTGCGCTAGAAACTGAGTTAGGAAAAAGGAAATTTACAATTAGGGATTTGTATCAAGAGGAGAGTCCATTTGAAACTATGAAAATGGGCGATAGAGTCATAGTTAGTGACGAAACTTTTGAAAGAATCTTTGGAAGGATGAGCTACAATAGCTTAGTAGTCTCCTTTCCACAAGATGAAGACGGGGAGGAATATATACCAGTTGTACTAAGAGAGCTTAATAGGTCTCGGTTTAGTTACAACCAGGTGCGTGTTTTAGAAACGCCAGCAGTCTATAAAAAAGTGGAGAGGATAAAAAGCTTTGTAGGGAAAAGTTTATTTATCCTCTCTTTTATTTCTTTAATTGTTGGTGGAGCTGGGATTTTAAATCTGATAGCTGCTGCAGTAAGAGAGAGAACATCATATATAGGGATACTTAGAGCAATGGGGATGGATAAAGGTAGTTTAATGGAAATATTTTTAATAGAAGCAGCAGTGGTGATAACTTTAGGAGCTGTTATAGGAGTAATCCTTGGAGTGGCGGTGTCTTACCTAGCTGGAAATTTACTAAAAATACCACCATATTTTAACTTTATAAAATTGGTAGGAGCGTTAGTTCTTACTATGGGTGTTGGTCTAATATTTGGAGTTTTTCCAGCTAAAAGAGCAGGAGAACTAGAGATAGTAGAGGCACTGAAAATTTAA
- a CDS encoding sugar transferase: MKHSQNNKGRVIYTILLFLLFEIIRENFKLDRALIFYSLFPIMIFSYYIFDTFSFNKKYRYREFIISGVINGFVFYILAVYYQNPKLVFGWGIYTLMQNIAKYVYNSMFSTTERVVLLTDKVEEELESIIEKNEKLCFEGCVSLNEISKIKDINPSEVIYPIEVTSQVVNEIFDLKMSGVKVKDSMAFLQEVEGKIDVDSLSKDWVIKAKGFEVLSSGVEQRIKRFLDIAMSIVIVLVGAPFMVFTYFLVKLDNPKNFLNNPAFFKQKRIGSGGKEFEIVKFRSMRIHDPNEHSKYASEKDNRITSVGKFIRKTRLDELPQIFNVLKGDMSFVGPRPEWNELGRDYEKKINMYKVRYAVKPGLTGWAQVMYPYGASLEDAKKKLEYDIYYIKHQNFILDIMILFKTVKVVLFGKGI; encoded by the coding sequence ATGAAACATAGTCAGAATAATAAAGGAAGAGTAATTTATACTATATTACTATTCTTACTATTTGAAATAATTAGAGAAAATTTTAAGTTGGATAGAGCGCTAATATTTTATTCGTTGTTTCCGATTATGATTTTTTCCTATTATATATTTGATACTTTTTCATTTAATAAAAAGTATAGATATAGGGAATTTATAATATCTGGAGTTATAAATGGATTTGTTTTCTATATTTTGGCAGTTTATTATCAAAATCCAAAATTAGTATTTGGATGGGGAATTTATACATTGATGCAAAATATTGCAAAATATGTATATAACTCAATGTTTAGTACAACTGAGAGAGTTGTTTTACTTACAGATAAAGTAGAGGAAGAGTTAGAATCTATAATTGAAAAAAATGAAAAACTTTGCTTTGAAGGCTGTGTAAGTTTAAATGAAATTAGTAAGATTAAAGATATAAATCCAAGTGAAGTTATATATCCAATAGAGGTGACAAGTCAGGTTGTAAATGAGATTTTTGATTTAAAGATGTCAGGAGTAAAAGTAAAAGATTCTATGGCTTTTTTACAAGAGGTTGAAGGAAAAATAGATGTAGATAGTTTATCTAAAGATTGGGTTATAAAAGCTAAAGGTTTTGAAGTTTTAAGTTCGGGAGTGGAGCAAAGAATAAAGAGATTTTTGGATATTGCCATGTCAATCGTAATAGTTTTGGTAGGAGCTCCATTTATGGTATTTACATATTTTCTTGTAAAACTAGATAATCCTAAAAACTTTTTAAACAATCCAGCATTTTTTAAGCAAAAGCGTATTGGAAGTGGTGGAAAAGAGTTTGAAATAGTGAAATTCAGATCTATGAGAATACATGATCCTAACGAACACTCTAAATATGCCAGTGAAAAGGATAATAGAATTACCTCAGTAGGAAAGTTTATTCGTAAAACAAGACTAGATGAGTTGCCACAGATATTTAATGTATTAAAAGGTGATATGAGTTTTGTGGGACCAAGACCAGAGTGGAATGAACTAGGAAGAGATTACGAGAAAAAGATAAATATGTACAAGGTACGATATGCAGTAAAACCAGGACTAACAGGTTGGGCCCAAGTTATGTATCCATATGGAGCTAGTTTAGAGGATGCTAAAAAAAAGTTAGAATATGATATTTATTATATAAAACATCAAAACTTTATATTAGATATAATGATACTATTTAAAACAGTTAAGGTAGTATTATTTGGAAAGGGGATATAA
- a CDS encoding glycosyltransferase family 2 protein produces the protein MYQITCSIVTYNTKLDELQKAIESFLNTDLNVQLYISDNSPTDDLKEFIKKFDDERVNYIFNNKNGGYGWGHNQIIKKVIEKSNYHLILNPDIYFKRGVLEELFSYMEKNENTGNIMPMVRYPNGEIQYLCKRIPSPKDLFLRKFCPIKSIIEKNNLKYEMRETEYNQIMNVPILSGCFMFIRTRVFEKVGLFDERYFMYMEDFDLSRRIHEKYKTIFYPNVEIIHAHAKESFKNRKMAKIHLKAAIKYFNKWGWLFDRKRSAIS, from the coding sequence ATGTATCAAATTACTTGTAGTATAGTAACTTATAACACTAAATTAGATGAACTACAAAAAGCAATAGAGAGTTTTTTAAATACTGATTTAAATGTTCAATTATACATATCAGATAATTCACCAACTGATGATTTAAAAGAATTTATAAAAAAATTTGATGATGAAAGAGTAAATTATATTTTTAATAATAAGAATGGTGGATATGGTTGGGGACATAATCAAATAATAAAAAAAGTGATAGAAAAATCGAACTATCACTTAATATTAAATCCAGATATCTATTTTAAAAGAGGAGTTTTGGAAGAGTTATTTTCTTATATGGAGAAAAATGAAAATACTGGAAATATAATGCCTATGGTAAGGTACCCCAATGGTGAAATTCAATATTTATGTAAAAGAATTCCCAGTCCAAAAGATCTTTTTTTAAGAAAGTTTTGTCCAATTAAATCGATTATAGAGAAAAATAATTTAAAATATGAAATGAGAGAAACAGAATATAATCAGATAATGAATGTTCCGATTTTATCTGGATGCTTTATGTTTATAAGAACAAGAGTATTTGAAAAGGTGGGTTTATTTGATGAAAGATATTTTATGTATATGGAAGATTTTGATTTAAGTAGAAGAATACATGAAAAGTATAAAACAATTTTTTATCCTAACGTAGAGATTATTCATGCTCATGCAAAAGAGTCTTTTAAAAATAGAAAAATGGCTAAAATTCATTTAAAAGCAGCAATAAAATATTTTAATAAATGGGGCTGGTTATTTGATAGAAAAAGGAGTGCAATATCGTGA
- a CDS encoding M14 family zinc carboxypeptidase: MKILIYFFVIVNYLFAFPGIDYKEPATVKKFFPSTPLVVSTPSIAPGRSTFTTQREMLDYLGAIHTKNSSTVVNLLGPTKDNNYLPVFVFSKGKELTFKNTSNGKPTVMLIAQQHGDEPMGCDVLMGTIKRIAQGGMNYLLDRVNIVIMPRINPDGAAKFTRVARKNIDINDDHQNFYTIEATSVSNMYDLFNPEVFVDLHEYIADKDSYSDIISGGALPYYDMLTLSPTNPNYPKNLNDYSRHLIILLKDEMGKSGYPIDYYYNPFIKPKNGQPLTLYRATSDCALARNAYGLRGSLSFLMELRGRGIGFENVERRLNTGLAAVQLLLERVYFKSDEVKNLVASERNLITNSNKKLELVDSSIQFPLINIETGALENTPAILVKQKN; the protein is encoded by the coding sequence ATGAAAATATTAATCTATTTTTTTGTAATAGTAAACTACCTCTTTGCTTTTCCAGGAATTGATTATAAAGAACCAGCTACAGTAAAAAAGTTTTTTCCATCGACACCTTTAGTTGTATCGACACCTTCAATAGCTCCAGGTCGAAGTACTTTTACAACTCAAAGGGAGATGCTTGACTATTTAGGTGCTATTCATACAAAAAATAGTAGTACAGTGGTAAATCTTTTAGGACCAACTAAAGATAACAACTACTTACCAGTTTTTGTATTCTCAAAGGGAAAAGAGCTAACATTTAAAAATACATCTAATGGGAAACCAACAGTTATGTTAATAGCACAGCAACATGGAGATGAACCTATGGGTTGTGATGTTTTAATGGGAACTATTAAAAGAATAGCTCAAGGTGGAATGAACTATCTTCTTGATAGAGTAAATATAGTTATTATGCCAAGAATAAACCCAGATGGAGCAGCAAAATTTACAAGAGTTGCAAGAAAAAATATTGATATAAATGATGATCATCAGAATTTCTATACAATAGAAGCAACATCAGTAAGTAATATGTATGATCTATTTAATCCAGAGGTTTTTGTGGATCTACATGAATATATAGCAGATAAAGATTCATATTCAGATATAATTAGTGGAGGAGCACTACCATATTATGATATGCTGACATTGAGTCCAACAAATCCAAACTATCCAAAGAATTTAAATGATTATTCACGACATCTTATAATTTTATTAAAGGATGAGATGGGGAAAAGTGGATATCCAATAGATTACTATTATAACCCTTTTATAAAACCAAAAAATGGTCAACCTTTAACTCTTTATAGAGCGACTTCAGATTGTGCATTAGCTAGAAATGCCTATGGACTTAGAGGAAGTTTATCATTTTTAATGGAACTTAGAGGAAGAGGAATAGGTTTTGAAAATGTTGAAAGAAGATTAAATACTGGACTGGCAGCAGTTCAACTTCTTTTAGAAAGAGTGTACTTTAAATCTGATGAAGTAAAAAATTTAGTAGCATCTGAAAGAAACCTTATAACAAATAGTAATAAAAAATTAGAGTTAGTGGACTCATCAATTCAATTTCCACTAATAAATATAGAAACAGGAGCATTAGAAAATACTCCTGCTATCTTAGTAAAACAGAAAAATTAA
- a CDS encoding YveK family protein, with product MRKKEDFYEEDFYEDEEELDLMDLVFTLLRRWKLITLIALPIFGLGIFFAATRPTVYKAEMTMMVSSGRNFSASSLDGGELSVNQKLATTYAEIAKSNIILKNVIKKYDLDTTLKGLQNSVTIAPVEDTELLQLTYKNSDPGLAAAVVNEIGNEFMLKVREVMNFQNIKVVEPAEVPREALPKKRALIVAISFVLSIMMGCMTAFIVEFFFCKLRKPKDIEKILGTSMLGMVPDFNLSLVNGGNDGQK from the coding sequence ATGAGAAAAAAAGAGGATTTTTACGAAGAGGATTTTTATGAGGATGAAGAGGAATTAGATCTGATGGATCTTGTTTTTACACTTCTTAGAAGATGGAAGTTAATAACACTAATAGCACTACCTATATTTGGACTTGGAATTTTCTTTGCTGCTACTAGACCAACTGTATATAAAGCTGAGATGACAATGATGGTATCAAGTGGAAGAAATTTTAGTGCAAGTTCACTAGATGGTGGAGAGCTATCAGTAAATCAAAAGTTAGCTACAACTTATGCAGAGATTGCAAAAAGCAATATAATTTTAAAAAATGTTATTAAAAAATACGATTTAGATACAACATTAAAAGGTTTACAAAATAGTGTAACAATTGCTCCTGTAGAAGACACAGAGCTGCTTCAACTGACATATAAAAATTCAGATCCAGGACTTGCTGCAGCTGTAGTAAATGAGATTGGAAATGAGTTTATGTTAAAAGTTCGTGAGGTTATGAACTTTCAAAATATAAAAGTTGTTGAGCCAGCAGAGGTTCCAAGAGAAGCATTGCCTAAAAAACGTGCACTAATAGTTGCCATATCATTTGTACTTTCAATTATGATGGGATGTATGACAGCATTTATAGTTGAGTTTTTCTTCTGTAAACTGCGTAAACCAAAAGATATAGAGAAAATTTTAGGAACAAGTATGCTAGGAATGGTTCCAGATTTTAATCTTTCTCTAGTAAATGGAGGAAATGATGGACAGAAGTAA
- a CDS encoding CpsD/CapB family tyrosine-protein kinase, with the protein MDRSKRQIFFKDANNHEMNEALRVIRTNLHFLNEKEVARTVLVTSTAPKEGKSTIASNYAMSIAITGKKVLLVDCDIRRPRAHESFGVSFDKGLESVLAGECEVENVILKDVEKNLDILPTRNVAHNVTELFLGDKMKALLKDLKGEYNTVVLDTPPLIIASDAAILSKHCDGVVYVVAYDQVAKRELEFGKTMLNNAKANIYGFVVNKVDKNGLSYGNYGYYNNNYSYYKDYYTEEGEALARAYKPQKGFKGFIEKLKRDYKRQLSGDQKGKRW; encoded by the coding sequence ATGGACAGAAGTAAAAGACAGATATTTTTTAAAGATGCTAATAATCATGAGATGAATGAAGCACTTAGAGTTATTAGAACAAATTTACACTTTTTAAATGAAAAAGAGGTAGCAAGAACAGTTTTAGTTACAAGTACTGCACCTAAAGAGGGAAAGAGTACAATAGCTTCTAACTATGCAATGAGTATAGCTATAACTGGTAAAAAAGTTTTATTGGTGGATTGTGATATTAGAAGACCTAGAGCTCATGAGAGTTTTGGAGTTTCCTTTGATAAGGGGCTAGAGTCAGTATTAGCTGGAGAGTGTGAAGTAGAAAATGTAATTTTAAAAGATGTTGAAAAAAATTTAGACATACTACCTACTAGAAACGTAGCTCACAATGTAACAGAACTTTTTTTAGGGGATAAAATGAAAGCTTTGTTAAAAGATTTAAAAGGTGAGTACAATACAGTAGTACTTGATACACCGCCACTTATTATTGCAAGTGATGCAGCAATACTTTCAAAACATTGTGACGGAGTTGTATATGTTGTAGCTTATGATCAAGTTGCTAAGCGTGAGTTAGAGTTTGGAAAAACTATGTTAAATAATGCTAAAGCAAATATATATGGATTTGTGGTAAATAAAGTTGATAAAAATGGATTGTCATATGGAAACTATGGGTACTATAACAACAACTATTCATACTATAAGGATTATTATACAGAAGAGGGAGAGGCTCTCGCTAGAGCATACAAACCTCAAAAAGGATTTAAAGGATTTATTGAAAAACTAAAAAGAGACTATAAGAGACAGCTAAGTGGGGACCAAAAGGGGAAAAGATGGTAG
- a CDS encoding HTH domain-containing protein translates to MAITICSKHLRVLSLLSFTEGNNLDFLEDFLDLSKANLNVYLKDLYNSIPNCNKTNKIDLMIKEILKFDDLFSTLKQQQVISKPERVFFLTLKLLIKGCLNLETLSKKLDVSRRTVNGDLTDIKKDLESFQLIIESHTGKGVFLTGDNINRKRALSCYLYKYLVEERYLPHIFTDYFYSLFHNSEIDIFLCNDIEKFLTLSNMDNFFCNRELLKAFYISFKYLDDLGNNYDNTLEHVLKDRSVFKFYFSKFFSEHDLNSFYDILHSSLFKDIDFNEIPYFLNILKICTGNFPEETIYFKDHLVSWNAASKTVLNRVLTSKEENALKNIILRVGFSSKQKHYIPVQEFLFLI, encoded by the coding sequence GTGGCAATTACAATTTGTTCAAAACATTTAAGAGTTTTAAGTCTCTTAAGTTTCACAGAGGGAAACAACTTAGATTTCTTAGAGGATTTTTTAGATCTTTCAAAAGCTAATTTAAATGTATATCTTAAAGATCTTTATAACTCTATTCCAAATTGCAATAAAACAAATAAGATTGATTTAATGATAAAAGAGATCTTAAAATTTGATGATCTTTTTTCTACACTAAAACAACAACAGGTCATTTCAAAACCTGAAAGGGTGTTTTTTTTAACTTTAAAACTTCTTATAAAAGGGTGTCTTAATTTGGAAACACTTTCTAAAAAACTAGATGTTTCTAGACGTACTGTAAATGGAGATTTAACTGATATCAAAAAGGATTTAGAAAGCTTTCAATTAATTATTGAAAGTCACACTGGTAAAGGTGTATTTTTAACAGGGGATAATATCAATAGAAAAAGAGCACTTTCATGTTATCTGTATAAATATCTAGTTGAAGAGCGATATCTTCCTCATATTTTTACAGATTACTTTTACTCTTTATTTCACAACAGTGAAATTGACATTTTTTTATGCAATGATATTGAAAAATTTTTAACACTTTCTAATATGGATAACTTTTTCTGCAACCGTGAATTGCTTAAAGCTTTTTACATAAGTTTTAAATATTTAGATGACTTAGGAAATAACTATGACAACACTTTAGAGCATGTTTTAAAAGACCGTTCTGTTTTCAAATTTTATTTTTCTAAATTTTTTTCAGAGCATGATTTAAACTCATTTTATGATATTCTACACTCTTCACTTTTTAAAGATATTGATTTTAATGAGATTCCATATTTTTTAAATATTTTAAAAATCTGTACTGGTAATTTTCCAGAAGAAACTATATATTTTAAAGATCATCTTGTCTCTTGGAATGCAGCTAGTAAGACAGTCTTAAATAGAGTCTTAACATCTAAAGAGGAAAACGCCTTAAAAAATATAATTCTTAGAGTTGGATTTTCTAGTAAACAAAAACACTATATTCCTGTTCAAGAGTTTCTTTTTTTAATCTAA
- a CDS encoding efflux RND transporter periplasmic adaptor subunit codes for MKKNRIMIGAVIAVLALGGYLLVDKVTGKDVKISKIEMGNLSSSILYAGMVAPGEVIPVYVEAPVLVESIMARVGQEVEPGDKLLTFSSKSVIENDKELRINELDIKDIKLRIADLDGGSLKLELDNRKLEMRNLEEKIRGDERRLPVLTAETRTLKEKAEAYKKLLAADGVSSTEANKAINEAEKKIVELEDLKTSLELNRQKFELSAVSFESLTRELAIEEAKLKSSLEKLQLMNEILVRRAEQLKKPLEAPVAGVITAIDVTEGSNMLSGQRLLAISPKGESIVKVEVPMYGASSVKQNQKALVRSSSSGGDLCYEGVVSRVSSVARESVLGGKNDKVIEVEVKVTGANDLKPGFITDVEISSESSRSVATVSSFSVIEEGDRSYVYIVDEGRVRKTEVKIGAKTSTDYEVLNLPLGTEVVINPFKVSNGERVKAVI; via the coding sequence ATGAAAAAAAATAGAATAATGATTGGTGCTGTAATAGCAGTACTAGCTCTTGGAGGATATCTTCTAGTTGATAAGGTAACTGGAAAAGATGTAAAAATCTCTAAAATTGAGATGGGAAATCTATCTAGTTCAATACTTTATGCAGGAATGGTTGCACCTGGTGAGGTTATACCAGTATATGTAGAAGCTCCAGTATTAGTTGAATCTATAATGGCAAGAGTGGGACAAGAGGTTGAACCAGGAGATAAGTTGTTAACTTTTAGTTCTAAAAGTGTTATTGAAAATGATAAAGAGCTAAGAATAAATGAGTTAGATATAAAAGATATAAAACTTCGAATAGCTGACCTTGATGGCGGATCGCTAAAGTTAGAGTTAGATAACAGAAAACTTGAGATGAGAAACTTAGAGGAGAAGATAAGAGGAGATGAAAGAAGGCTTCCAGTATTAACAGCAGAGACGAGAACTTTAAAAGAGAAAGCTGAAGCTTATAAAAAACTATTAGCTGCTGATGGAGTTTCAAGTACAGAAGCGAATAAAGCTATAAATGAAGCTGAGAAAAAAATAGTTGAACTAGAGGATCTGAAAACTAGTTTAGAATTAAATAGACAAAAGTTTGAACTGTCAGCTGTGAGTTTTGAAAGTTTAACAAGAGAGTTAGCAATTGAAGAAGCAAAGTTAAAATCAAGTTTAGAAAAACTGCAACTGATGAATGAGATTTTAGTTCGTCGTGCTGAACAACTGAAAAAACCTCTAGAAGCACCAGTAGCTGGAGTTATTACAGCAATAGATGTAACGGAGGGAAGCAATATGCTAAGTGGACAAAGACTTTTAGCTATTTCACCAAAGGGTGAGAGTATAGTAAAAGTTGAAGTTCCAATGTATGGAGCAAGTAGTGTAAAACAAAACCAAAAAGCTCTAGTGAGAAGTTCATCATCTGGTGGAGATTTATGCTACGAAGGGGTTGTATCTAGAGTTTCTAGTGTAGCTCGTGAAAGTGTTTTAGGTGGAAAAAATGATAAAGTTATAGAGGTTGAAGTTAAAGTCACTGGAGCAAATGATTTGAAACCTGGATTTATAACTGATGTTGAGATAAGTAGTGAAAGTAGTCGTAGTGTAGCAACTGTATCATCTTTTTCTGTAATAGAAGAGGGAGATCGTAGTTATGTTTACATAGTGGATGAGGGAAGAGTTCGTAAAACTGAGGTAAAAATTGGAGCAAAAACTTCTACAGATTATGAAGTGCTTAACTTACCACTGGGAACAGAGGTTGTGATAAATCCATTTAAAGTTAGTAACGGTGAAAGAGTAAAGGCTGTGATCTAA
- a CDS encoding TolC family protein, with product MRKSNLLAGFLILSLGAYAQGLGLEAILKRVESDNPEVRVKELDVKIKEKGKKKAFRNLILPPVTIESENDWETAKNEGFGFEKIEATIPLFQGGKMMNTYKRSKSELELSKAEQNLAVYSWQEAGVNLYFAALNYKKQREITEFTILALQKQRNRLDGLYKENKMIPKSEVLKVEADIENNRAINFENIQKERASKETLMQLLGYDLDKQITLDEFNAMDYLKSLGTIKKVEDPRNTTLGKTQSLMVDLAEYDLKIAKADLYPILYVKPSHRFKEENLDTNKYETVNEGRVEIGIRYTFAWGATLDSVDQSEYRLDQAKIKYDNNIQGIELDMRNKLGEIESLTGQSEAQKKRVELLRENLKIDNLRYDNELVTTFDYLNSVNQLRTAEEDFYKLQRSLVLAVIEYENLYK from the coding sequence ATGAGAAAAAGCAACCTATTAGCAGGGTTTTTAATTCTTTCTTTAGGGGCTTATGCCCAGGGGCTTGGATTAGAAGCAATTCTTAAAAGAGTTGAAAGTGATAACCCTGAGGTTAGAGTTAAAGAGTTAGATGTGAAGATAAAAGAGAAGGGGAAAAAGAAAGCGTTTAGAAATCTTATTTTACCCCCAGTAACTATAGAGAGCGAAAATGACTGGGAAACAGCTAAAAATGAAGGATTTGGATTTGAAAAAATAGAAGCTACAATACCACTTTTTCAAGGTGGAAAGATGATGAATACTTATAAAAGATCTAAGAGTGAATTGGAGCTATCTAAAGCAGAGCAAAATTTAGCTGTATATTCTTGGCAGGAAGCTGGAGTAAATTTATATTTTGCCGCTTTAAATTATAAAAAACAGCGTGAGATAACAGAGTTTACAATATTAGCACTACAAAAACAGCGTAATAGACTTGATGGATTATATAAAGAGAATAAGATGATTCCTAAATCTGAAGTTTTAAAAGTTGAAGCAGATATTGAAAACAATAGAGCAATAAACTTTGAAAATATTCAAAAAGAAAGAGCTTCTAAAGAAACGTTGATGCAACTACTTGGATATGATTTAGATAAACAGATAACATTAGATGAGTTTAATGCAATGGATTATCTAAAATCATTGGGAACAATAAAAAAAGTTGAAGATCCAAGAAATACAACTTTAGGTAAAACACAGAGTTTAATGGTTGATTTAGCTGAGTATGATCTGAAAATTGCAAAAGCTGATCTTTATCCAATATTATATGTTAAGCCCTCTCATAGGTTTAAAGAGGAAAATTTAGATACAAATAAGTATGAAACAGTAAATGAGGGAAGAGTTGAAATTGGAATTAGATATACTTTTGCTTGGGGAGCAACTTTAGATTCAGTAGATCAAAGCGAGTATAGATTGGATCAAGCTAAGATAAAATATGACAATAATATCCAAGGGATAGAGTTAGATATGAGAAATAAACTTGGAGAGATAGAGTCTCTTACAGGACAAAGTGAAGCTCAAAAGAAAAGAGTGGAACTACTGAGAGAAAACTTGAAAATTGATAACTTAAGATATGATAATGAGTTAGTTACAACTTTTGACTACTTAAACTCAGTAAATCAACTGAGAACAGCTGAGGAGGATTTTTATAAACTTCAAAGATCACTGGTTTTAGCTGTAATCGAGTATGAGAATCTATATAAGTAG